The sequence below is a genomic window from Lolium perenne isolate Kyuss_39 chromosome 7, Kyuss_2.0, whole genome shotgun sequence.
ATCACGAAAACCACCACGTAATGTACACAAACCAAAGCTTCTAGGTGGGGCTGATGTTACAAGTTAGAACAGGCGCTCCTTTTAGGAGGAAAAACACAAGGGATAGGGCACCCCACATGTTGCTATCCTTTCCTGGGGAGTAAAACTTTGTTGGAGACTACCTCTTCTATGTCTTCTTGAGGATGAAACCAGCCACGATGCCAAGAATACCCACGATGATCAAGAAGGTGATCGAGAAACCGCCGTTGCTTTTGCTGCTCTCTTTGCGTAGAAGGTCCTGAATCAAAGAGAAAACATAAACATTTTATCATATGAACTGATAAACTGCGTTCATGTTCACAGAATCCATGAAATCCATATAGAAGCACTCAaattataaagcatatgcatcatcatGTCCGCTGTAAGTTCGATATTATAATGTTTACAGAAAAAAAAAAGTCCAGCAAATGAAAACTTTGAATTTGTCAGTGGGGACTACTTTTTATATAATTGAACTTAGCAGATATACGCATCACAGATTTATTATCTACTTTCGCCAAAATGAACTACAACTTTAAATTGCGTTGCCCATTAATAGGTCATCTGAACTTGAAGCCCAGAGTAAAATATTGTTAACTTTAGACAGGTTTCATGAAGAAAGAAATTTATTAGACATAATACCATAAGGTTCAGTCTAGAGAACACAACATTAGCAATCACTGGCTCTCTCTGAAAGAACACATTTAAAAGATTTTCCTACACCAATGAGCACTCTCTTACTGTAAATGGTTATGAGAAATAGAGCATGCATCTTAATTACATCAATTGACAATCTAAATGCCCGCACAAAAAAAGACAATTTGAATAATGCTCTAAACATAAGCGTTTAGTTGGCTCGTATAAAAAGCCGATGGTATCAACAAATTTTCTTTGTTAAACcgcaagcaagaaaccaaaacatgcAGTAAATTATCCGCATTTCCGTGTATTAGCTAAAGCATTGCGTATGTCTGGTGGAGATCATATCCACTCCGGTACAGTAGTAGGTAAGTTAGAAGGGGAACGCGAAATGACTAGGTTTTGTTGATTTATTGCGCGATGAATTTATTGAAAAAGATCGTGCTCTATACATTTCCCCTATTCATGATGAGCAAAaggtaaaaaagaaaaaagaatttatatcatttgttgaatTTTACATAAATAACTGAGATAAACAACCCCTTGAGTCACCATTGAGATGAAATGGTAAACAAACAAAGAAATGATGGATCTTTTTAAAGGATAATACTCTATAATTCAGCATTAATTTAGAATTATCACAGTTACGAAAGCACTTACCAACTCTTGTCGCAACTTCTGGTTTTGCTGAACAGCAGACATCTTCTCCTCAGTTAGCTTGGAGATCATGGAAGTTGCCTACAAAAAATAATTACGGGCCGGAGTACATTTTATCAAAAGATAGAACTTCAAAGGCATTCTGAGATGCAGAGTGCCAACTAAGAGATCATGTAATTTGGTTCTCTTTTGTAAGAAGTTTTTACACCTACATACAGTAGCCAATACCATCAAGACCATACAATTTTGTTTTCATATGTGCTACAAATAATCCATATAGTCCAAGCAGTGGAAAGTTTCCAAGAAATGGGTAACTCATGTAGATCGCAAATTCATCTTGTGTGAGAGTAAATCAGGAATCCTAaaaggacgtacccagtgctgagagctcccgcactgtgcggTAGAGGGACCAAATTTATGAAAGTAGAATAAATACTTCATAGTTCATATTCTCCTTGGCATGCCTCTTTTTTCTAGGTATTGTGGGGTTTAGTAGTAGACTGCTAAGCTATTTTTAGATCCCAATTCGATAGAGATACAAGTAATAGTGCATTATTTGAGAGTTAAGAGTAAGTCTCAGGAAGGTGTCGCCTATATCATGAAGTTCTAATGGTGGTAATGAACCTCACTCATCAGTCTTATCACCGCAACAAGATCACAGTGGTTAGGGCCACCTGATGATACCAGGGCAGGGTGGTACAGATATTTATCATTGACAGGTCATGCTACCTAGCAAGCAAGATTCAGAATCGCTTGCAGTTTGCAAGTTAGTCTGCAGCGATCCATTCCGAGTGTCCAGATCGGCATGATCTATGATTTATCTCAAAATTTCTGAACAATCAAAACTACGACCCATAAATAGAAAATAGTCAGTTCCTGCAAGGTCCAAGTATGCAACAAACCAAGGTGTTCTTGCGAATTGCAGACTTTTTTACTTCAGGGCACTGATGATATCAAATAGATAGTTATTTATAAAGGTTAGATAAACGATACCTCGGAGGACTTCTCCTTTGTTGTATCAACAGAAGATCTAAATACCTAAACATCGCACATTACATAGATTCAATTTACCATGTAAGAAAATCCTTGGAAATTTCATTAAAACtagaagaaaaaaaatgaaagagCTAACTTAGTGACTTACAGATTGTGGCATTGTGGAATTAGGGGTCCCATTTTCAAAGGAACGAGCAGAACTTCCTTGTTCAGATTCTTCAGAAATCGAGCCAGGTGTAGATGTTGGAACATATATTACACGCAGCTTGCATTCATCAACAACCTTCCCTGGCTCCTTATTGAACTGTCATCATGAAACCACATAAATGAATGACATGAGGATGTGTGCACCAAGGAACAAATTGACAGAAATTACAACAAATGTAGTGTCAGAGTAGGTACCATTGGTGCAGTAATATCTTGAGTTGCGGCACCATTCTCAGCTGCAACACTTTGAACTAGGAATTTATCCTTACACTGCAGATCAGCAGGTGCCTCCCTCTGTGCTTGCATTGTCACTAACAAGAGAGAAAATGCTAAGGGTACTTCTAAATAgaaatctgagcaagttaagcagACATTTTCTTGCACTAAGCTATTTATCCCTATATAATAGACAGGCAGCTACCTGTGACATCACAAGTCGATCCAGGTAGTACAACACCAATATTAGGGCGCACACAGTACTGCTTTGGGTTGGTTGTTTTGACCTGCAAACGATGATCTTGTCTATTAGAACAAAATATATGAATATGAACACTAATAAAAGCATGAAGCATATAGTATTGAAAAAATATGACAGATTACCTTGAACGCTACATACTGGTCAGTCTTATTGGTGAGTTGCATGGAGCACGAGCTCTGCTTCATTAATTCAACTGCATGTATAAATACAAGTTCAGGCGCGTTTTGACCACGGAAGACAGTGCAAACCTCTAGATATCCAATGCAAAGATATGGTAGGCAAGCAAACTGAAGAAACAAAACAATGATTGCTGAAGAAGAAATCTAACACATCGCAATCTGATCCAATGACCATAAATATCGAATCCTAAACACAAATGTAAATTGCAGGCACATTTCATTTCAAGCAACTCACAAATACCAAATGATGTAGCTAAGAGACACGTATTTGTTAGCGAGATCCCAAGCTCCTGGAAGGCCAACAGACTACCATAAGATGATTGTACACAATGCGCTGGTTGATTTTCATGTACACACTCTGCAATCCATGAGATGTAAAAACTCTGAACTTATGAAGCTATGCAATAAATAAGGCTATGTGCATcgatggatgcagaggctggggctatgttccccattttgaagaaaaaaacaaTGTGCAGTGCACATTCGAAGCCTGAGATTTCATGCGCATCAAAAAAAACACAAGACAAAAACTAACTGAAATCCCCGCAAAAAGATGAGGAAGAAAGAACAGAACGTCACGCAGTAGGCGACCGATATGCAGAAAACACACTATGGCCATGATCTAAGTTTAAATCTAAAGCGCTCTACACAAATCGATCCGATCAGACCCACGAATCCAATCGGCAGGGACCAATGGCCTCGCCTCCGTCGTAAGATCCCATCTTTGACCAAGATCCATCGGACGGAGCAGACACAGCACTAATTCCCTGACGCGATCCTAACAATTCGACCGGAGACAAGATCTGTAGACGACTTACAGGGGAATGCCAGCTCGGAGGGCTGGATCTCGAGAAAACTCGCACTTCCGGCGCTCATGGTGGCTCCTCGCGAACAAATCAAGAACACAAATCACAAACGCAGCAGGAAGAGAATAATTTCTGGCTTCCCACGGATTCGATCGAGGAAGCCAAGAACGAGGACGCCCACCAATCGATTGGAACAAGAGGCGGGGGAATCCCAGAAAAAAATCGCgtgggaaaaataggaatttattGGTCGCCCTCGCTCTCTTGTCCTCCTACTGTCTCGGGCATAAAAAGGTTGCACGGAAATGGTTTTAAAAGTGGAATATTTTTATTGAACGGATGAACTGTGATCGTTAAGAGCCTGCACAAAATGACGTGTATACCCTTTTGTGGTTGTCTTAGGTGTTTGCCGTTCTTCGGAGTCGAAGGGTATCGATGGTATTGCAGCTGAGCTGTGGCAGGCCGTGACATGGCGCTTTAATGGCCGTGCGCAGCTGGCACTTTGCCAAAATTGAGTACTCATTAACTCCTTGCTAATTTGCATTTTCCTTCCATTAGTTCTTTTTTTTAAGGGTTGGTTATTTGATTGATGGAGCAGGGATGATAACTAAGAAAAAGAGAATTTTCCGACATGATTTCTTAGAAACTAAGAAAGTCTATTTTCTCTATTATACCATGTGTTTAACAACATAATTTCCTACTCCCACCATCCTAAAATTGAGTACTCATTAATTCCTTGCTAATTTGCATTTTCCTTCCATTAGTGGTTTTTTAGGGTATGTATAGTGGGGTGGGTCATGTTAGATTGATGGGGCAGGGGAAGAAAACAGAATTTTGCAATATGATTTCTTAGAAATTAATAAAGTGTGTTTTCTCCATTATACTTTTAACAACATAATTTTCTACTTCCACCATTCTAGAAAATAAGCCCCTCTTTTTCCGCACGATCTTTGATATACAACTTTGACCGCTACATTTGTCTTGCAAATCTCTTTTATTTCATACTCCCTTCATCCAAAAAAGGATATCACTGACTTTTCGAAGTTTGGATGCATCAGTTTAGTGTatagatatatttaaatttaTGCAAATTTGAGACATCCTTTTTCGGATGGGGGTATATTTAAAAAATATATGAATGTATTATAAGTACACATTATAGTCAAATTTCTGACTCGTTGACCAGTGAAATTTAAAGGTGCCATATATTTTAGGATGGAGGAGTACTAAAATTTAATTAATTATCATTAATTGTTAGATATGATATTGAGATATGATATATTGTACCGCTTATAATTTTTGTCGCATTTGAATAACCTGGACTCCTATGGGAAGACGTGTGTTATCTGCCATTGTGCGTGCCCTTAGGTCCAAATGCAAAATCATGATCCAGCCAAATACTGCTAGATTTTATCCCGAAGCATAAAATATGCTTAGCCTATTTAACTTAATTCATAATTACTGAAAATTCCAAAGACCCACTTGGCTCATTAAAATGTTTAGTAGCACATTGCCAGATTGCaaggagttttttttttttgaaaaccccCAGATTGCAAGGAGTTAGACCTCCTTATAAGTGAGGCTCTTCCACTTTTTATATAAGAATGAGAATAGGACTCATACACGCGCTTATCCTCCATTGTTGCCCACTTCGACACGCCACACCTATGCCACCACCTTGCGGCGTACACCGCAAGTTAGGACAGTAGGCCTCTGAAACCTTGTCCTTTCGAGTCTTGCACGGGAGAAGGGCCATAAGGTTTTGGGAAGCGTTACAGCGTGACTACTGGCTTCTTCAACACGGATGACCAAGGAAAACGGCGACTACTTTTCAAACGACAACTTCTTCCCTAACATCAACGAGATCTTCGATGATATGGCTCTCAAGGGTGACAAAACCAACTATGATTCTTCTTCTAGACCATATGTGATATTGAGACATAATGTATTGTACCGCTTATAATTATTAACTTCTTTGAATAACCTGGTCTGGTAAGAGAAGATGTGTGTTCTCTACCATTATGTACGCCCTTAGGTCCAAATGCAAAATCATGATCCAACCAAATACTGATGTATTTTGTCCTGAAGCATCAAATACGCCTAGCATATTCAACTTAATTCATAATTACTGAAAATTCCAATGCCCACTTGGCTCATTCATGCATAGCAAGAGATGGACAAAGTATAGTCACGCATTGCTAGTTTACAAGGAGTTAGACCTCCTTATAAGTGAGGCTCTTCCACTTGTTATACAAGCATGAGAAGAGAACTTCTACACGCGCTTATCATCTGTTGTCGCCCGCCTCGACACGCCACACATATGTCACCACCTTGCGACATGGACAGTGGGCCTCTGAAACCTTGTCCTTTCGAGTCTTGCATGGGAGAAGGGCCAGTGGCGGACCTAGATCAAGGCGCGCCCTAGGCCACCTTCAGTTCTACAGTGGCTACACAGCAAAACAGTGTCCTATATAGCTACAATGAAGCCTGCTTGTCGTCGCTGCGCCCCGGACCCTGGTGGCTTGGGGCCTAGATTCGCCCCTGAGAAGGGCCATAAGGTTTTGGGGAAGCGCTACAGTGTGACTACCATCTTCTTCAACACGGACACTCAAGGAAAACGGCGACTACTTTTCCGACGATGACTTGTTTCCCAACATCAACAAGATCTTCGATGCATGGCTCTCAAGGGTGAAAGCACCAACGTTGGTTCTTCTTCTAGACCATATGTGATCTTACCTCTTGTTTACAAGATCTTGCTTAAAGCTCCTTTCTAGCAATTGGTTTAGACTTGTTGTTGCTTAGAATATTGCTCTTATCGATCTATGTAGACTTAATGTTTACAAGACCATGATAGCGCGCGTTGCTGCGCCCGTTCTATTTTAGATACAATGGTTGTAATTTCATTAACATGAAGGTATAAAATTTAGGTGTTCAAAATTTCCAAATAAACATACTGCTCAATTTTATGATTGGTTAATTCTCAATTTCAGTTTATCAAGCCGGGAGGGGATAAATTCTTGAGTCCATTAGGAAGTGTCTTTTCTTTCTTCAAGACCACACATTTTCTGAAAAAGGGGACCAATGCAAACTTATAATTACTCAAGTAAAAAAATAGATACAGAAATCAGATAAGCAATTTCCCACATAACAAGATACCAAGATGAAAAATAGATTAGCTTCTTTACGGAATTTATCGTAGCATTTAGCAACCAACTGTGGCCATGACTATGTAAGCTAGACACCGTGTTAACGAAACAAGACTGAGTTACTAAACTAAGAGTTCTCCATTTCTTTAAATAAAATTATACTTGAGTCCACAGATTGTTAAAAATAAAATCATAAGCCTCTTATTCTCATGATAGCCCACTCCCGAATAAATAATATTCCCTTATTTTTATATATTCTCATGAAAGAGTTCACCAGGTAAGCGTCTCAAATCTGTTTTCGGGCGGTTTTCCTCTAAACTGAGGAGTTATATTCTTTTATAACAATGAAATAGCAAGCCTCTTGCCTTGTAACCAAATAATAGAAATTATGCGTGAACCAAATACATATCCTGGAATTAACTTGATGCCTAAACTCAACTTCATATGCACACAATGAGTATAGTAGCAAATACATATCCTGGAATTAACTTGATACCTAAACTCAACTTCATATGCACACAATGAGTATAGTAGCAAAGGTGGAGAACTTAAATTTTAGTGAACTCTCGAGTCAACTGGAATTAGTTCGAATGGTAAATAAGCAACTGCGAAGTTATAATGGGACAAATGAGCTAAAAACGGTGGATGGGGTCGCGATAGCTGCTTCACTCAAGCGTAATAGCACATAGTAGAGTAGGTGTCCGTACCTTCACAACACTTAACTTGAGATGTAAATATCGGATAAACCTTCTAGTAACCAAGTGACAAATCGTTTAACCGGTTGTGTGTATAATCGCTTCTGGGAATCATCTGCACCTAGTAATAGTAATTATAACAATGAAATTTGGTGCAGTTTCCTTTAGAGTCCTCTTTCATTTGTTACAGTTTCTCACTGAAGAAGATAATCATTCATCGATTTTGATAGACATACCAGGAGCCTAATATTTTAGAAGTATATAGTCGAATCATTGACAATAACCATACAAAATAGATCGTTCAGTTGTCCAGTAAACTTCTGGAACGAGCAATATGTACAACAAAAATCTATTTGCGTCAGTGGAATATGAATCAAAGGTTCTCATAGATATTCCTTCTAGTAGGTGAGAAGACCGGATGAATAAATCAGATGCACAATAACAACTGCGTGATTTCAGACCGTTGTACTCCTGTCAATTTGCTAGGCAGATAGGAACCATTTAGGTGTGTGCAGGGAGGAGCAGATAGGAACCATTTGGGTGTGTGTAGGGAGTATAAGTTAGTAAAAACATGGAGGACGCTGGACAGAGAGATTAAAAAAATGGAGAGCAGCCATGGCCAGCAACCTAGCGCCCGTATTCTCTTGCCTTGGCAAGCCCCGGTAGCAAGCGGCTTCCTTACTATCCTCATTTGTGATCCATGGCGTTGACGGCGCCGCCTGCTCCTCCTCGTCACGGCCCGCTTTGCAGAAGATGGCCATCAAGTCAGCATGCTTCTGTTGACGGCAAGGTCATATCAGTTACCTTGGCAGAAAGCGGGCCGCCCACAAGGATAGCCTCACCTCCCTGAAATCTTTGCTGGCGAGTGATTCCCTCATTCTTAGTATCACTTTCTGAAATTTCTGCTAAAAATTATATCAGGCATGGTGCTCGTTATGAAAATATGATATATAAGTAATTTTGCCCATGTTAATTTGTTTCTTATATCTATCAAATAATACATGGGTAGCATTGACATTCTTGTAACCAGATGAAATACTCATGATCAAACCATACGAAGGGAGGAAAAGGGGATTGAGTCCAACATACATTTCAGATGCTCACCGACACATGTGGCCAGCTACCTAGGAAAAAAACGGAATCACTAAAATGAGGAGATCGAACATTAAAACTGAATCCATCGAAGATTCATGATACATAACTCCTTAAAACGATGGAGGTCATGGCCTGCGCAGTGCAACCTCACCGCGTCCACGCTCGAACTTGGGTTGATTATGCCTTTGACGTACCTCCCGCGCCACCAGGAGAGCCTAACCCTATTTTGCAAAAGATGAGCCGTTTCATGACTGCTCTCATCGAGCTGCCGCGCACCGACCATCTCCGCCGTCTCGCCATCGCAACCAAGGAGAGAAGGCAAAACGATGATGAGGCAAAGATTGAGGTGACAACGAACTTCTTCGCCTCGTGCACATGAAATAGGCCAGCGATGCAGTAACGCTTCTCTCCATTAACTACTCCGGCAACTCCGTGCCAGTTTCAATCACCCACAATGCATAACTCAGCAGCCGTAGTGACGCTTCGCCCCCCGCCCCACCACACCAGGTTTTTTTTGCGGTCGTGTGGAGGACTGCACTGGCATGCGAGAATCAAGGCCCTCATCGACCCGGCCCCATCTCCTCCACTCTGCATCAAGCAAGGCCTGCCAACGGGTGATGAAGCTATCAGCCCAGTTAACCAGAGAACGGCAAGGTCGGTTTGGGGAGTAGAGGCCCATGTAATGTTGGGCTGGTGTTTGACGTGAATTGACAGTGTAGTCTGATTGCAGTAACGTTTCAGCGATATAGGATAATCTGGTGCGTTAAATAGCTGGATCCAACGGTCTAGAGCCCTAAATCGTTGTGGGAGAGCCTAGGTAGTTCCATCTTACTGTTAACTAATACGTAGTATAATATACCATATGGTAGTTTGCATGACTAGTTTAATCTCTACTGTTTTAATCATGTTATTATCTACTATTTGTATggaataaaaaatgaaaaaattgcTCATATTTCAAACAATCCAAAAACAATAGTATATGCATTATTGGTTTTGTTATCTTTGTTGTGTCCATTAAGCCTCCTCCATTTAGGGTGTGAATTGCAAGATGTAGCATGCTAATGTATGCAAGAACACATATCACGTGTAGGTAGTCttcataagtaagagtgtcgaatttACGCTGGAGCTGATTGATAATGGTTGTATTGCTTCGTGCTATCTTCGCTGTAAATGTATTTAAGAGCTATTCTTAACTCTAGGCAAGGTGACTGAATGTATTTTGAAATGGGTAACAACTTAATATTAAATAAGACCGTAAAGAGAAACAAGACAATGTTTATGTTAAAACGTAGTTGAAACTCAATGGAGTGAAATGAAACGTTCTCAGGGAGTCGTGAATGTACCACTAGCATGGTTACTAAGTTGAATTAGATTTAATATGTTTGTTGCTACATGTGTGTGAATGTCATCGTGGTGAACGGACAGATATCATGGGTAGGGTTATGTTGGGCCAAATGCACACCGAGGGATCCGAAGGAGGGAGAGATGAAGATGAAACAAACACAAACA
It includes:
- the LOC127314838 gene encoding vesicle-associated protein 1-3, yielding MSAGSASFLEIQPSELAFPFELMKQSSCSMQLTNKTDQYVAFKVKTTNPKQYCVRPNIGVVLPGSTCDVTVTMQAQREAPADLQCKDKFLVQSVAAENGAATQDITAPMFNKEPGKVVDECKLRVIYVPTSTPGSISEESEQGSSARSFENGTPNSTMPQSVFRSSVDTTKEKSSEATSMISKLTEEKMSAVQQNQKLRQELDLLRKESSKSNGGFSITFLIIVGILGIVAGFILKKT